The genomic window TTGGTGAACCCGCCCGATTCGAGAATGGCGTCGAGGATGCGGATGCCCTCGCGGTAGAAGATGTATTGAGGTTTCTCCACGGCGCCCATGACGTAAATCTTCATGAGCTCGTTGTCGGGAATGTAGATCATGTCCTCGGGGCGCAGTTCCACGTCGAGGGCGATGTCGCCGCCGACGAACAGATCGTAGAAATCCACGTCGATCTTCTTGCCGTCGCGCAGCAGGTAGGCCCGCTCGAGATCGGCGCGCTGCAGATTGCCGAGCTTGGCGAGAAATTTCAGCAGCGTGGTGCGCCCGGGCAGATCAAAGGCGCCCGAGGCGGCGCCCCCCCCGAAGACATAGACCTTGTTGTTGGTGATGCCGGTGACGGATACGGTGACGATGGGCGTCTTGACGAAGGCGGTCAACTCCTTGGTGAGCTTTTCGCTCAGTTGGGTGGGCGTGTATCCGGACGCGACGATGTCGCCTGCCGCCGGCAGGGTGATCTTGCCGTCGGGCCGCACCGTCACCGTCGAGGAGAGCTCGGGCGCCCCCCACACGGAAATCGCCAGGCTGTCGCCGTCGCCGATGACGTAGTCGGAAACGCCGCCCTGCGCCCAGAGGGTTGGTGCAAAACAGAGAAAAACGAGGAAAAACAGGATCAGACGTTTCATAGACAATCTCCTGAATAAATTAACATGTAGGGGCGAGGCGCTGCCTCGCCCTGGGCGACCCACCGGGTCGCCCCTACGAAAACCCTACCGCGCCCCCCGCCCGAACAAGACGACCTTGACGGTTTCGAGCACGATGAGAATATCCATCAGAATGGAAATGTTCTTTATGTAATAGAGGTCATAGCGCAATTTTTCCAGGGCATCTTCCACGGAAGCGCCGTAGGGGTATTTCACCTGGGCCCAACCGGTGACGCCGGGCTTGACGAAGTGTCGCTTGGAATAATAGGGGATTTTCTCGGTGAGCATGCTGACGAATTCGGGTCGTTCGGGGCGCGGGCCGACAAAGCTCATGTCGCCCTTGAGGACGTTGAAGAGCTGGGGAATTTCGTCGAGGCGCGTCTTGCGCAGAAAATGGCCGACCCGCGTCACCCGAGCGTCGTTCTTGCATGCCCAGACGGCACCGTTTTTTTCCGCGTCCTGGGTCATGCTGCGAAATTTGTACAGCATGAATTCCTTCTCGCCCTCTCCCACCCGGGTCTGGCGAAAGAAGACCGGACCTCGCGAATCAAGCTTAATGGCCAGGGCGATGAAGGGCAACAACGGCAGGGAAAGCAGTATGCCGGTAAGGCTGAAAACGATGTCGAGAATGCGTTTGTAACAGCGAATGAAGCGCGTGACGCGAAAACCATTGGAAAAGATGAACCAGCTTGGATTGATGTTTTCGACCAGCAGCTTTCCGGTCAACTGTTCATAGAAATTGAGGGCATCGATGATTTCGACGCCGCTGAGCTTGCAGCGCAGGATTTCCCGCACCGGAAGCACCCCCCGGCGCTCGGCCAGGGACACGATGATCTTATGCGCCTTGATGCGCCTGACGGTCTCATAGAGGTCGTCGATGCTGCCGACGATGCTGGTTTCGGGAACGCAGACCGCTTCCTTGTCGGGGCGGATGTAGCCGGCAAACACATAGTTGTGGCGCACGCTGGGGATGATTTCCTCGATTTTCTGGCCCAGGGTGCCGTTGCCGAGGATGACCACGCGCTGGGCGATGCCGGGGAAACTGAGCAGCATGCCGTGGCAGCGGTGCCAGATGAACTGCCCCGCCCCAAAGAAGCCCAGGGCCAGCAGGAGAATGCCGCGCCCCACATGAATGTCGGGGAAGATGTAATAAAGGGCGGAGAGTGCGACAAACCCGATGGCCAGGGAGACGAGAATCCTGACGCCGGTCTCGGTTTTTCTGAATTCCCGCTCGCCGCTGTACAATTCGACGAAAAAGCCGCACAGCAACATGACCAGCGAAAAAACCGTCACTTCCGACCAGTCAAGGCTGAATCCGCCGCGATCGGTGAAACCGCCCAGACGAGCCAGCGTCGCCAAAACCAGGGCATTGGCGGCCAGCAACACATCAACCAGCAAAAGGATTCCCAACGACTTGCTCATTCAAACCCCGTCCTTGACTACATTTTTTTCAAGCGATCCAATAAATCACGTGCGCTGGCCTGCTCGGGGAAATCCCCCTTGCCCAGCGATTGTTCAAGAACCTGCACGGCCAACTCGGCCTCGCCGAGATCCTTGTAGACCTGAGCCAGGTGAAACAGCACCGTGCCATTGTCGGGCAGGCTTTTCGCGGCTGCTTCGAGCAGCGGACGGGCCCGGTCGGACTGGCCGTTGCGGTAGAACGCGTAACCCAGGGTGTCCATGACGGCGGGCTCCGTCGGCGCCAGGCGAAAGGCGCGCATGGCGTAGTCAAGACCGTCCTTGGGTTGCTTCTGCTGATCGATGAGCAGGTAGGCCAGATCGTTCAAGGCGGGAACATAATTGGGGTTGATTTCAACGGCGGCCTTGAGCAGGCGGGCCGCCTCACTGAAGTTACCAACCTGATGGTGAATGGAAGCCTTGGCGTAGAGCGCCGGGAAAAAGTCGGGAGTCTCGGCAAGGATGCCGTCGTACACGGCAAGGGCCTTGTCCTGCTGCTTTTGCCCGAGCAGCAAAGCGGCCTTGTTCATCGCCAGGGGCTTGGCATCCTTGACCTTGGCCATGCCTTCATCCAGGGTCGTTAGGGCCTGTTCGGGGCGATTGGTGGCGGCGTAAACGGCGGTCAGAAGCAGATAGCCTTGCGGCGCCTCGGGGGAGGAGGCGATCAGCCCCTTGCTCAGATCGACGGCTTCCTCGCCGCGGCCGGCCTGCACCAGGGCCTGGGCCAGCAGGGGGTTGCCCTTGTCGGGACTGATCTTCGCGAGAGCCTGAAAATCCGTCACGGCGGAGGAAAAATCCTGGCGCATGCCGTGGATCTTGCCGCGCAGTTCGAGCAGCAGCGGATCATTGGGCGCTTTTGCCAACCCCTCGCTTACGACGGAGAGCGCCTGGGGCTGTTCATTGCGCCGCAGCAGGTTGTAGGCGTAAGCCAGGGTGCCACGCACCCCATCGACCTCGATGGCTTTCTTGAAGGTCTCGACGGCCTGCGCGCGCTGATCCATCTGATCCCGGGTATTGGCCGCGAGAATCAACGCCTGGAAATTCTTCGGGTCGCGCGCCAGAATGCCTTCATATTCGGCGAGGGCCTTGGCCGGCTCGGCCTTGGCCAGATGATAGATCCCAAGAGAGAAATAGGGAGAGAGAAAGCCTGGATTGGATTTTTTCGCCTGCTCCAGGGCCGCCACTCCGGCGTCGAACTGTTGCATTTGGAAATGAAGGTTGGCCAACTGGTAATGGATGAAGGCATCCTCCTCGCGCCCGGACAAGCCTTCCTTGAGGGATTCAACGGCCTTTTGCGGCTGTCCCTGGCGCACGTACAGCAGCGCCAGGGCAAAGCGGCTTTCCAGAGCCTCGGGGTTGGCGCGAACCGCGTCGATCATGGCTTTTTCGGCGCTTTGCAGATCGCCCATGCCGAAACTCACCGCCCCTTTTTTCAGATGGACGGAGGACAGGCTGGGATCAAGGCGAATAGCCTGCTCGAAACTGGCCATGCCCTCGTCGAAGCGTCCCTTCATGATCAGGGCGCTGCCGAGAATATTGTGCGCCCAGGCGTTGCGCGGATCACTGACCACCGCCGTCTGGGCCTGGAAAATGGCATCATCGACGCGCTTCTGCAGCAGCAGGGTCGAGGCGGCCATCATGCGCGCGAGGGTGAAATCGGGATTGAGATCAAGGGCGCGGTTGAATTCGCTCAGGGCCAGTTCGTATTTGCCGAGGCGATACTGGCAAAGTCCGAGAAAATAATGACTTTGCAGATTGCTCCCCTGGGCGAGGGAGCGCTGGAAGGATTCAGCGGCCCTGTCATAGTCGCCCTTCTGATAATAGACCAGGCCGCGCAGCTGATGCCCCTGGGGCCGGTTGGGATGCTTGGCGACCAGGTCCTCGGCATATTTGGACCCTTCTTCGAGATTGCCCTCATTGAGGCTGAGCAGACCGACCTGATAAAGAGCTTCCGCATCCCGCGCGTCGATGGCCAGCACCTTCTTCCAAACCTCAAGACTTTCCTCGGTCCGGCCTTGGGCCGTAAAGAGATTGGCCATCAGCACAAACGCCCGCTTATCGGTGGGATGAAGCTCCGTGGCGGTTTTGAGAATGGGCAGGGCCTCATCGACCCGACCCTCGGCGAGATGAACCGAAACCAGTCCGAGATAGGCATGGAGATATTGCGGATCAAGCTCCCGGGCCTTGGCAAAGGCTTCCAGCGCTTGGGGAAACTCTTTTTTCACCAGGTAGGCGCGGCCCTTGATGACCAGGGCTTCCGCCGTCGGCGGCTGGGATTTGAGGTAGTTTTCGATCAGCGCGAGGGCTTCCTCGTGCCGGTCGGTTTCGATGTACGCCTTGGCCAGAAGGGCATCGAGCTCGACGTTGGATGGATCCTGCAGCTTGACCTTTTGCAATTCCCGCTCGGCCTGCTCGTATTTATCCGTCGCCAGATAACCCTTGGCCAGTTGATAGCGCGCCTCGACAAAGTTCGGATCCTTTTCCAGGGCATTGCGAAAAAGAACGATGCCGCCGTTGACATTGCCCTCCTGGGTGAGCTTGATGCCTTCCTGCAGCATCTCCTCCTTGCTCTTGCTTCCGCAGGCGAACAGAAGCAGGCTCATCAAAAAAAGCACCAGAAATTTGTTAAGCAAGGTCGCATCCTCCCTGTTTAGAAGCCTCACCATGAAACATCTCTCCTATGACCCCAATAAAATGTTCAAAATCCAAGGGCTTGATCAGACAACGGCAGACCTTGAAATGCTCAAGAGCCTCACTGATTTCTCGATTGAAAAAATCGCTGAGGACCAGAACCGGCGTACCCGCGTTCCTGATTTTTTCCGCAAAGGTTTCGGCAATGGGATAGCTGGCGATGACCAGTCCGAATTCTTGCCAGCGCGAAAGTGTAGCAGAAATTTTGTTGGTTTCCGGAATTTCGGGAGCAAATCCCTCCCGCTCGAGAATGGCGCGACAAACACGGGAAAAGTTGTGGTCATCAAGAACGAGAATTTTTTTTGAATCCATGGCCCGTTCTGCTCCCGGCAAACGTCGCGAATACACTTCGCCCAGACCAGGAGCAAATACAGTGCCCAATCGTCAAACCAATGAAATCACTTGATTTTGCCGTTTCAAGGCGCGCGAACTTCGGAAAGTTGTGCCCAATAGAAACACCAGACACGCGTCGCCCCTGTATCCATCAGAAACACTCTTGGTAACATGCTGAGATTAAACGATATTTTCTGTACCCTTCGGATACACCCACAAAAAGGGAGGGAACAAGGAATGGGCGCCGAATTCGCCCCGGCGAAGCGGAATGGCTCTGAGCCTCAGGACAGGCCCAAATCAGATAAACGCTTGTAGAGTGCCTTACGCGAGATGCCGAGCATACGGGCCGCCTCGGATTTGTTGCCGGCGCAGCGCGTCAGAACCTCCCTTACGGCATCGTGCTCAAGTTCACGCATGGTTTTGACCCGGTCGTCGGCAACCTTGCCGACCCCCTGCCCCAGGATCTCTTCCGGCAGCGTGCGTGCGCCTATTTCAGGGCCGCGGGTCAAGACCACCGCGCGCTCAATGACATTGCGCAACTGGCGGATGTTGCCCGGCCAGGAGTAGCCCTGCAGGATCTCCATGGCCTCATCGGAGAGACGGAGCATCTTGCCCTCACGCGCGCAGAACTCGCGCAGGAACTCGGCGACGAGCAGAGGGAGGTCCTGCCGGCGCTGCCGCAGGGGCGGCACGGTGATCTGCACGACATTCAGGCGATAGTAAAGATCCTGGCGAAAAAGACCCTTTTTGATCTCGCTCGGCAGATCACGGTTGGTCGAGGAGATCAGCCGGAAATGGACGCTGATCTTTTCGTTGCTGCCCAGCCGTTCGATCTCTCGTTCCTGCAAAACGCGCAGCAGCTTGGCCTGCACCGAAAGGTCAAGCTCCCCGATTTCATCGAGAAACAGAGTACCTCCTGCCGCCTGCTCGACACGGCCGATCCGCCGCGCCGACGCGCCGGTGAAGGCGCCTTTTTCATAGCCGAACAATTCGGATTCGATCAACTCGCGGGGGATGGCGGCACAATTGACGGCGACAAAAGGCTTGCTCGCCCAAACGCCGCCGCAATGCAGGGAGCGGGCGATCATCTCCTTGCCGGTTCCCGTTTCTCCGCAGATGAGCACACTGCTTTCCGAATCGCGCACCGCATCCACGATATCGAGAATCTTGCGTACCTCGGGGTCGTTGCCGATCAGGCGGAAATCCTTGCGTTCATCGGCCAGGCGCCGTTTGAGCTCGGAGAGTTCGCGCTTGAGGCGCCGCTGCTCGACGGCGCGACTGAGGATGCCCTTGAGATTGAGGTAATCAGGGGGCTTGATGAAATAATAAAAGGCACCGCGCGTCATGGCTTCGACAGCCGACTCGACGGTGCCGTAGGCGGTGAGAAAAATAACCGGGATATCCGGATGATCCTTGGCGAGAATTCCGAACAGATCCATGCCGCTGAGACCGGGCATTTTCATGTCGGTGATCACCGCGTCGAAGTCGATTTCCTTAAAGCGGGGCAGCGCCGCCTCCACGGAACCGGCGGTCAGTACACGATAGCCCGCTTCTCCCATGATGGCGGCCAGCACCCTGAGGGCGTTCGGCTCGTCATCGACAATCAGTACGGTTCCCTTGTCCTGTGATGCCATCGTCTCCCAATCAATCAGATGGCAACTGGCAACTCCCGCTGCGGCAAGGTGCAGGTCCGCAAAGCCAGCGCTCGTTGATAAATCGTCAATAACTCGTCATTGCCGCCAAGAATCTCTTCCACCCGCCCGAAGTAAGGACGACGCAGGCCATGATAATCGATTTCCGGCCCGATGGGTTCAAAAACTATCTTACGGCGCTTGAGCAGAACGTACAGTCCCTTGGCCATTCCCACGGACCAGTGGGTGAAGCCTTCACGGCCGCTGTATTCGCAGATCTTGCGAATGATCCCCAGGACGATGTCGTTTTCGCTGTCGCGTCGTTCACTCTCGACGCCGGCGGTCGCCGTAGGCAAAAAAGCGCTCTCGCTGTACATCAGATTATCGCCCGCGCGGCGGCGATACTCCTTGCTCACCGCAAGGCGGGAAATCTCGCAGGCTGTCTTCAGAAGCTCCGGAGGAATCGCACGATCCATCCGCATGTTTTTTTGGATGGGAAAACCCAGCGCCTCTGCATAAGGAATCAACCGTCCCGTCCCGATGATGGCCCCGGTCTCTCGTCGAAACGCACCGATCTGCACCGCCTGCAAATCATAAGCGTCGGTTTCGATGCCCAGGGGATGATCCTCGGGGCGCTCGAAGCCCCATTCTTCAACGTATACCTTGTACCTCAACCTGTAGATCTCGGCAATGCGCGGGTCGTTTTTTTTAATTTCGCGGAAATCGAAATAGTCCATGGCGGGATCTCCTTGGTCGGGCGGCGTCGAGAACGGGGCGCGGGCAACACAGAAAGAAAGCTGCAATTTGCCGACCAATAATTTAAAAACTTTAACTTATCAGGACGCCATAGGGAAAAAAGTAAGAATATGAGTCATTTCAAGAATATACAGAAATGTTGCGTGGCGCGGATTTGGAACCGACCAGGAATAGCACATGCCGTGACGGCATTTGGCGTCAATCCAGTGACCATTTACGACAAAAAGGGGACCCGATATCCCAGGCCCCCTTTTTGTCGAGCGACTTCAGTTGATCCTTACCTGCTCCAGGTACTTGTCACATCCTTAGAGTACCCCGAGCAGAGTTTGCCGTTGTTGTAGTCATCGAGGATCTGGAAATGGACCTCTCCCTCGCGCCATGCCGAGGTAGTCATGGCCAGGTTTCGGCCGACGGGGCCATATTTCTCCATCCAGGAATCCGCCGACTTAATCCTGTCCTCGATACAGGATTTCTCGTTACCTTCGGCCATGTTGAGCTTCGCCGAAGCCAAAGCATGGAACATCTTGTAGGTGACGTCCTTTTTGGTGGACGAATTCAGGTAATTAAGGGCCTCGGACTTGTAATAGGTCTTGCCGCCGACCCTGACGCTGCTGGTCGGCCAGGACTTGTCCTTGGCTTTCCAGAAGCTGGTGGTCTTGGTGCCCTTGCTCCGATAGACATCCTTCTTGTCGAAGCAATCGCGAGACGGCGCGCAGAGCAGACCGTTGTTGTAGTCATCGAGCAGCAGATACAGCGGCTCGCCCATTTTCCAGGCGGTGCTGCTGGCGCTCACGGTTTTGACTTCGATCGGTCCATAGGTGGCCATCCACTGGTCGGCGGCCGCGATGGTGGCGTCGATACAATCGGACACATTACCCGAAAGCACGTTGAGCTTGGCCGCAACCAGCGCCTGGAACATCGTGTAGAGCTTGTCGCCGCCCTTGGACGGCGCCTTCATCAGGCTGATCGCCTTTGACTTGGTGTAGGTCTTGCCACCGATGGTGATGGATTCCACCGGCCAGGCCTCGGGATGATTCATCCAGTAACCGGGGGTGCCGGTTCCCTTGCCGACCACGCCGAAGTAATTAGCGTCGTCGGTGTCCATGACATAGATTCCGCCATACTGCCCGGTTGCCGTCCCGGTGTTGGTGTGCTGACCGGCGACCGCGGGGATGGGTCCGATGATGCATTCAAAACTCTGGCCAGGCGCCAGGGACTCGGGGATCACGCAGCTGCCGGTGTCGTAATCCGAATCCGTCAGCTCCAGTTCGGTCAGCGTGACCGGACCATTGTTGGTGACGACGAAGCGGAAGTACACGGCGCTTTCGCATTCATAGGTACCGCACTTGTCGGTGTAATCGCTTCCGCAATCTTTATCCTTGTACTTGTCCCAATCCGACTTGGCTTTGTCGTAATCCGACTTGGCCTTGTCGCGCTCGGATTTCTTCTGATCCGAATCGTATTTCTTCCTGTCGTAATCAGCCTTTTTGCTGTCACAAGAAGTGCTTT from Geoalkalibacter sp. includes these protein-coding regions:
- a CDS encoding sigma-54-dependent transcriptional regulator gives rise to the protein MASQDKGTVLIVDDEPNALRVLAAIMGEAGYRVLTAGSVEAALPRFKEIDFDAVITDMKMPGLSGMDLFGILAKDHPDIPVIFLTAYGTVESAVEAMTRGAFYYFIKPPDYLNLKGILSRAVEQRRLKRELSELKRRLADERKDFRLIGNDPEVRKILDIVDAVRDSESSVLICGETGTGKEMIARSLHCGGVWASKPFVAVNCAAIPRELIESELFGYEKGAFTGASARRIGRVEQAAGGTLFLDEIGELDLSVQAKLLRVLQEREIERLGSNEKISVHFRLISSTNRDLPSEIKKGLFRQDLYYRLNVVQITVPPLRQRRQDLPLLVAEFLREFCAREGKMLRLSDEAMEILQGYSWPGNIRQLRNVIERAVVLTRGPEIGARTLPEEILGQGVGKVADDRVKTMRELEHDAVREVLTRCAGNKSEAARMLGISRKALYKRLSDLGLS
- a CDS encoding response regulator is translated as MDSKKILVLDDHNFSRVCRAILEREGFAPEIPETNKISATLSRWQEFGLVIASYPIAETFAEKIRNAGTPVLVLSDFFNREISEALEHFKVCRCLIKPLDFEHFIGVIGEMFHGEASKQGGCDLA
- the prsT gene encoding XrtA/PEP-CTERM system TPR-repeat protein PrsT; this translates as MLNKFLVLFLMSLLLFACGSKSKEEMLQEGIKLTQEGNVNGGIVLFRNALEKDPNFVEARYQLAKGYLATDKYEQAERELQKVKLQDPSNVELDALLAKAYIETDRHEEALALIENYLKSQPPTAEALVIKGRAYLVKKEFPQALEAFAKARELDPQYLHAYLGLVSVHLAEGRVDEALPILKTATELHPTDKRAFVLMANLFTAQGRTEESLEVWKKVLAIDARDAEALYQVGLLSLNEGNLEEGSKYAEDLVAKHPNRPQGHQLRGLVYYQKGDYDRAAESFQRSLAQGSNLQSHYFLGLCQYRLGKYELALSEFNRALDLNPDFTLARMMAASTLLLQKRVDDAIFQAQTAVVSDPRNAWAHNILGSALIMKGRFDEGMASFEQAIRLDPSLSSVHLKKGAVSFGMGDLQSAEKAMIDAVRANPEALESRFALALLYVRQGQPQKAVESLKEGLSGREEDAFIHYQLANLHFQMQQFDAGVAALEQAKKSNPGFLSPYFSLGIYHLAKAEPAKALAEYEGILARDPKNFQALILAANTRDQMDQRAQAVETFKKAIEVDGVRGTLAYAYNLLRRNEQPQALSVVSEGLAKAPNDPLLLELRGKIHGMRQDFSSAVTDFQALAKISPDKGNPLLAQALVQAGRGEEAVDLSKGLIASSPEAPQGYLLLTAVYAATNRPEQALTTLDEGMAKVKDAKPLAMNKAALLLGQKQQDKALAVYDGILAETPDFFPALYAKASIHHQVGNFSEAARLLKAAVEINPNYVPALNDLAYLLIDQQKQPKDGLDYAMRAFRLAPTEPAVMDTLGYAFYRNGQSDRARPLLEAAAKSLPDNGTVLFHLAQVYKDLGEAELAVQVLEQSLGKGDFPEQASARDLLDRLKKM
- a CDS encoding DUF7507 domain-containing protein; amino-acid sequence: PTGPIVAVGSPISWTYVVTNTGNVDLINVMVTDDQGVAVTCPKTTLVVGESMTCTANGLAMEGQYANIGTATGYYNDMPVSDTDPSHYYGAAAAIDIEKYTNGEDADMPTGPIVAVGSPISWTYVVTNTGNVPLTNVKVTDNKIGAIMCPQTTLAVGEVMTCTAEGIAMAGQYANIGTATGDHGDMAVTDNDPSHYYGKMPKIDLEKYVSKDGMNWDDADMPKGLIVPVCPDYTQPGGENDCQTKKDHYRSEHDRTKSEYEKKKNDYERSKSDRDKSKSDYDKSCYEKESSKKNHDNKKSSYDKAKSDYERSKTAANKYRMDKAKSEYDYSKSDYDKKSTSCDSKKADYDRKKYDSDQKKSERDKAKSDYDKAKSDWDKYKDKDCGSDYTDKCGTYECESAVYFRFVVTNNGPVTLTELELTDSDYDTGSCVIPESLAPGQSFECIIGPIPAVAGQHTNTGTATGQYGGIYVMDTDDANYFGVVGKGTGTPGYWMNHPEAWPVESITIGGKTYTKSKAISLMKAPSKGGDKLYTMFQALVAAKLNVLSGNVSDCIDATIAAADQWMATYGPIEVKTVSASSTAWKMGEPLYLLLDDYNNGLLCAPSRDCFDKKDVYRSKGTKTTSFWKAKDKSWPTSSVRVGGKTYYKSEALNYLNSSTKKDVTYKMFHALASAKLNMAEGNEKSCIEDRIKSADSWMEKYGPVGRNLAMTTSAWREGEVHFQILDDYNNGKLCSGYSKDVTSTWSR
- a CDS encoding polysaccharide biosynthesis/export family protein, with the translated sequence MKRLILFFLVFLCFAPTLWAQGGVSDYVIGDGDSLAISVWGAPELSSTVTVRPDGKITLPAAGDIVASGYTPTQLSEKLTKELTAFVKTPIVTVSVTGITNNKVYVFGGGAASGAFDLPGRTTLLKFLAKLGNLQRADLERAYLLRDGKKIDVDFYDLFVGGDIALDVELRPEDMIYIPDNELMKIYVMGAVEKPQYIFYREGIRILDAILESGGFTKFARENRVMVLRKDGNNMQEIRVNAKDLMSQGDLKQNIELRRGDLVIVSEGIF
- a CDS encoding TIGR03013 family XrtA/PEP-CTERM system glycosyltransferase; translated protein: MSKSLGILLLVDVLLAANALVLATLARLGGFTDRGGFSLDWSEVTVFSLVMLLCGFFVELYSGEREFRKTETGVRILVSLAIGFVALSALYYIFPDIHVGRGILLLALGFFGAGQFIWHRCHGMLLSFPGIAQRVVILGNGTLGQKIEEIIPSVRHNYVFAGYIRPDKEAVCVPETSIVGSIDDLYETVRRIKAHKIIVSLAERRGVLPVREILRCKLSGVEIIDALNFYEQLTGKLLVENINPSWFIFSNGFRVTRFIRCYKRILDIVFSLTGILLSLPLLPFIALAIKLDSRGPVFFRQTRVGEGEKEFMLYKFRSMTQDAEKNGAVWACKNDARVTRVGHFLRKTRLDEIPQLFNVLKGDMSFVGPRPERPEFVSMLTEKIPYYSKRHFVKPGVTGWAQVKYPYGASVEDALEKLRYDLYYIKNISILMDILIVLETVKVVLFGRGAR
- a CDS encoding PEP-CTERM/exosortase system-associated acyltransferase; protein product: MDYFDFREIKKNDPRIAEIYRLRYKVYVEEWGFERPEDHPLGIETDAYDLQAVQIGAFRRETGAIIGTGRLIPYAEALGFPIQKNMRMDRAIPPELLKTACEISRLAVSKEYRRRAGDNLMYSESAFLPTATAGVESERRDSENDIVLGIIRKICEYSGREGFTHWSVGMAKGLYVLLKRRKIVFEPIGPEIDYHGLRRPYFGRVEEILGGNDELLTIYQRALALRTCTLPQRELPVAI